The following are from one region of the Cyclopterus lumpus isolate fCycLum1 chromosome 21, fCycLum1.pri, whole genome shotgun sequence genome:
- the ptpn4a gene encoding tyrosine-protein phosphatase non-receptor type 4 isoform X1, translating into MSARFHLPAGRSYNVRATELERDRQHTQVVCNILLLDNTVQAFKVCKSDHGQVLLDAVFKHLELTERDYFGLHLADDSLDSPRWLDPSKPVRKQLKRGSPYSLSFRVKFFVTDPSKLQEEYTRYQYYLQIKQDIVTGRLPCPHNTAALLASYSVQSELGDYSETEHTAGYLSEFSFMPNPPQDFHKEVAKHHQQHSGLSPAQSEFNYLNTARTLELYGIELHYARDQSNTEILLGVMSAGIVIYKNRVRINYFPWLKIVKISFKCKQFFVQLRREATETRETLLGFNMVNYRACKNLWKACVEHHTFFRLDRPIPPQKNFFAHYFTLGSKFRYCGRTEVQSVQYGKEKGIKDRVFARSPSKPLARKLLGGTDWESVSRNSLSDERLETQSLPTRSPPGTPNQNSLFVQEGTRLRPSSVGHLVDHVIHASPSLPVFSSSNHRSASSTQANSISLDSTPSPEALDGLPPALPPKQLSRKTLSQIIQAHSQQSLLDNHLNEMYDVPVNTDKTTLNGVVPHDNLVLIKMIPDEHGRFGFNVKGGADQKMPIIVSRVAPGTSADLCVPRLNEGDQVVLINGRDISDHTHDQVVMFIKASCESHSGELILLVRPNAIYDVVEEKVDSEPDFQYIPEKSLQDPAQLDQHALRDSMVILKEGLSSGAILAQFDQLYRKRPGMTMLCAKLPQNVSKNRYRDISPYDATRVILKSTDDYINANYINMEIPASSLINRYIACQGPLPNTCPDFWQMTWEQGSSMVVMLTTQVERGRVKCHQYWPNPDRSATYGDFTVACHNEEGNTAFLVREMTLTHTQSEQQRELTQIQYLAWPDHGVPDDSTDFLDFVSLVRTKRAGQDQPMVVHCSAGIGRTGVLITMETALCLMECGQPVYPLDIVRTMRDQRAMMIQTPSQYRFVCEAILKVFEEGLVKPFMTVVYQLRENVEEEREDQQKAGEGAEMAAVDEGEAAVVELLEGGLDEEDDDDEEVEVLDVGEVTEEGEEEDEYEEEVEEPSVASVTSVASAASAISAISETSVNPDPDPDPANP; encoded by the exons AAGTCAGATCATGGCCAGGTGTTGCTGGATGCTGTCTTTAAGCACCTGGAGCTGACTGAGAGAGACTACTTTGGCCTGCACTTGGCTGATGACTCCTTAGATTCGCCg CGCTGGCTCGATCCCAGCAAGCCCGTCAGGAAACAGTTGAAAA GAGGCTCTCCCTATAGCTTGAGCTTCAGAGTGAAATTCTTTGTGACAGACCCCAGTAAACTTCAGGAAGAATACACACG GTACCAATATTATCTTCAGATCAAGCAGGATATAGTTACTGGAAG GTTGCCCTGTCCACACAACACCGCCGCACTGCTGGCGTCCTATTCCGTTCAAT CTGAGCTGGGGGACTACAGTGAAACGGAGCATACGGCGGGCTACCTGTCGGAATTCAGCTTCATGCCCAACCCTCCGCAAGACTTCCACAAAGAGGTCGCCAAACACCACCAGCAGCACAG cGGTCTATCTCCTGCCCAGTCAGAGTTTAATTATCTGAACACAGCACGCACGCTGGAGCTTTACGGGATAGAGCTGCACTATGCAAGG GACCAGAGCAACACAGAGATTCTTCTCGGGGTGATGTCCGCCGGCATTGTGATTTACAAGAACAGGGTACGGATCAACTATTTCCCATG GttgaaaatagtgaaaatatCCTTCAAGTGCAAACAATTTTTCGTCCAGCTAAGAAGAGAGGCG ACTGAGACCCGGGAAACGCTGCTGGGCTTCAACATGGTGAACTATCGGGCCTGTAAAAACTTGTGGAAGGCCTGTGTGGAGCACCACACCTTCTTCAGGCTGGATCGGCCTATCCCACCACAGAAGAACTTCTTCGCTCACTACTTCACCCTGGGCTCGAAGTTCAGATACTg CGGGCGGACGGAGGTGCAGTCTGTGCAGTATGGAAAGGAGAAAGGCATCAAGGACCGGGTATTTGCCAG ATCGCCCAGCAAGCCGTTGGCCAGGAAGCTGCTGGGCGGAACTGACTGGGAGTCAGTCAGCAGGAACAGCCTATCAGATGAGAGACTGGAGACCCAGAGCCTGCCCACTCGCTCGCCACCCGGGACGCCCAATCA GAACTCACTGTTTGTACAAGAGGGCACACGACTACGCCCTTCTTCCGTTGGCCACCTGGTCGATCATGTGATCCACGCTTCACCCAGCTTGcctgtcttctcctcctccaatcACAGGTCAGCGTCGTCCACGCAGGCCAACAGCATCAGCTTGGACTCCACACC GTCTCCAGAGGCGCTAGATGGCCTGCCTCCAGCTCTGCCCCCCAAGCAGCTGAGCAGGAAGACCTTGAGCCAGATCATCCAGGCCCACTCCCAGCAGAGCCTCCTGGACAACCACCTTAATGAGATGTACGACGTCCCTGTCAACACTGATAAGACCACG CTAAATGGAGTTGTTCCTCATGATAATCTGGTCCTGATTAAGATGATTCCTGACGAACATGGACGTTTTGGCTTCAATGTCAAG ggGGGAGCTGACCAGAAGATGCCCATCATTGTGTCTCGAGTGGCTCCTGGAACATCA gccGACCTGTGTGTGCCTCGCCTTAACGAGGGGGACCAGGTGGTCTTAATTAATGGGCGGGACATCTCTGACCACACCCATGACCAGGTGGTCATGTTCATCAAAGCCAGCTGTGAGAGCCATTCTGGAGAGCTGATCCTATTGGTCAGACCAAATG CCATCTATGacgtggtggaggagaaggtggactCGGAGCCAGATTTTCAGTATATTCCTGAGAAGTCCCTTCAGGACCCCGCCCAGCTAGACCAGCATGCTTTGAGGGACTCCATGGTCATTCTGAAGGAAGGCCTGAGCAGTGGAGCCATCCTCGCTCAGTTTGAT CAACTGTACAGGAAGAGGCCCGGGATGACCATGCTGTGTGCCAAATTACCTCAGAACGTTTCCAAAAATCGCTACAGAGACATATCTCCTT ATGATGCCACGCGGGTCATTCTGAAAAGCACAGATGACTACATCAATGCAAATTACATCAAT atGGAGATTCCAGCCTCAAGTCTTATAAACCGCTATATTGCATGTCAGGGCCCCCTGCCCAACACCTGCCCCGACTTCTGGCAAATGACTTGGGAGCAGGGCTCTTCTATGGTGGTGATGCTGACTACGCAGGTCGAGAGAGGACGG GTGAAGTGTCATCAGTACTGGCCCAATCCAGACCGCAGCGCCACCTACGGAGACTTTACAGTAGCCTGCCACAATGAAGAAGGCAACACTGCCTTCCTGGTCCGGGAGatgactctcacacacacgcag agtgagcagcagagagagcTCACCCAGATTCAGTATCTGGCTTGGCCGGACCACGGCGTCCCGGATGACTCCACTGATTTCCTGGACTTCGTGTCTCTAGTACGGACCAAACGCGCCGGACAGGACCAGCCGATGGTGGTACACTGCAG TGCAGGGATTGGTCGGACAGGGGTTCTGATCACCATGGAGACGGCGTTGTGTCTAATGGAGTGTGGTCAGCCAGTGTATCCTTTAGATATCGTCAGGACCATGAGAGACCAAAGGGCCATGATGATACAAACACCT agCCAGTACCGATTTGTGTGTGAGGCCATCCTGAAGGTCTTCGAGGAGGGCCTGGTCAAACCGTTCATGACCGTCGTCTACCAGCTGAGAgaaaatgtggaggaggagagggaggatcAGCAGAAGGCAGGAGAAGGAGCCGAGATGGCAGCGGTGGACGAGGGGGAGGCGGCTGTGGTGGAGTTGCTGGAAGGAGGTCtggatgaagaggatgatgacGACGAAGAGGTGGAGGTGCTTGATGTGGGGGAAGTGacagaagagggggaggaggaggatgaatatgaggaggaagtggaggagccAAGCGTCGCAAGCGTAACAAGCGTCGCAAGTGCTGCAAGTGCCATCAGCGCCATCAGTGAGACCAGCGTGAACCCTGATCCTGACCCTGATCCTGCTAACCCGTGA
- the ptpn4a gene encoding tyrosine-protein phosphatase non-receptor type 4 isoform X2 — MSARFHLPAGRSYNVRATELERDRQHTQVVCNILLLDNTVQAFKVCSDHGQVLLDAVFKHLELTERDYFGLHLADDSLDSPRWLDPSKPVRKQLKRGSPYSLSFRVKFFVTDPSKLQEEYTRYQYYLQIKQDIVTGRLPCPHNTAALLASYSVQSELGDYSETEHTAGYLSEFSFMPNPPQDFHKEVAKHHQQHSGLSPAQSEFNYLNTARTLELYGIELHYARDQSNTEILLGVMSAGIVIYKNRVRINYFPWLKIVKISFKCKQFFVQLRREATETRETLLGFNMVNYRACKNLWKACVEHHTFFRLDRPIPPQKNFFAHYFTLGSKFRYCGRTEVQSVQYGKEKGIKDRVFARSPSKPLARKLLGGTDWESVSRNSLSDERLETQSLPTRSPPGTPNQNSLFVQEGTRLRPSSVGHLVDHVIHASPSLPVFSSSNHRSASSTQANSISLDSTPSPEALDGLPPALPPKQLSRKTLSQIIQAHSQQSLLDNHLNEMYDVPVNTDKTTLNGVVPHDNLVLIKMIPDEHGRFGFNVKGGADQKMPIIVSRVAPGTSADLCVPRLNEGDQVVLINGRDISDHTHDQVVMFIKASCESHSGELILLVRPNAIYDVVEEKVDSEPDFQYIPEKSLQDPAQLDQHALRDSMVILKEGLSSGAILAQFDQLYRKRPGMTMLCAKLPQNVSKNRYRDISPYDATRVILKSTDDYINANYINMEIPASSLINRYIACQGPLPNTCPDFWQMTWEQGSSMVVMLTTQVERGRVKCHQYWPNPDRSATYGDFTVACHNEEGNTAFLVREMTLTHTQSEQQRELTQIQYLAWPDHGVPDDSTDFLDFVSLVRTKRAGQDQPMVVHCSAGIGRTGVLITMETALCLMECGQPVYPLDIVRTMRDQRAMMIQTPSQYRFVCEAILKVFEEGLVKPFMTVVYQLRENVEEEREDQQKAGEGAEMAAVDEGEAAVVELLEGGLDEEDDDDEEVEVLDVGEVTEEGEEEDEYEEEVEEPSVASVTSVASAASAISAISETSVNPDPDPDPANP; from the exons TCAGATCATGGCCAGGTGTTGCTGGATGCTGTCTTTAAGCACCTGGAGCTGACTGAGAGAGACTACTTTGGCCTGCACTTGGCTGATGACTCCTTAGATTCGCCg CGCTGGCTCGATCCCAGCAAGCCCGTCAGGAAACAGTTGAAAA GAGGCTCTCCCTATAGCTTGAGCTTCAGAGTGAAATTCTTTGTGACAGACCCCAGTAAACTTCAGGAAGAATACACACG GTACCAATATTATCTTCAGATCAAGCAGGATATAGTTACTGGAAG GTTGCCCTGTCCACACAACACCGCCGCACTGCTGGCGTCCTATTCCGTTCAAT CTGAGCTGGGGGACTACAGTGAAACGGAGCATACGGCGGGCTACCTGTCGGAATTCAGCTTCATGCCCAACCCTCCGCAAGACTTCCACAAAGAGGTCGCCAAACACCACCAGCAGCACAG cGGTCTATCTCCTGCCCAGTCAGAGTTTAATTATCTGAACACAGCACGCACGCTGGAGCTTTACGGGATAGAGCTGCACTATGCAAGG GACCAGAGCAACACAGAGATTCTTCTCGGGGTGATGTCCGCCGGCATTGTGATTTACAAGAACAGGGTACGGATCAACTATTTCCCATG GttgaaaatagtgaaaatatCCTTCAAGTGCAAACAATTTTTCGTCCAGCTAAGAAGAGAGGCG ACTGAGACCCGGGAAACGCTGCTGGGCTTCAACATGGTGAACTATCGGGCCTGTAAAAACTTGTGGAAGGCCTGTGTGGAGCACCACACCTTCTTCAGGCTGGATCGGCCTATCCCACCACAGAAGAACTTCTTCGCTCACTACTTCACCCTGGGCTCGAAGTTCAGATACTg CGGGCGGACGGAGGTGCAGTCTGTGCAGTATGGAAAGGAGAAAGGCATCAAGGACCGGGTATTTGCCAG ATCGCCCAGCAAGCCGTTGGCCAGGAAGCTGCTGGGCGGAACTGACTGGGAGTCAGTCAGCAGGAACAGCCTATCAGATGAGAGACTGGAGACCCAGAGCCTGCCCACTCGCTCGCCACCCGGGACGCCCAATCA GAACTCACTGTTTGTACAAGAGGGCACACGACTACGCCCTTCTTCCGTTGGCCACCTGGTCGATCATGTGATCCACGCTTCACCCAGCTTGcctgtcttctcctcctccaatcACAGGTCAGCGTCGTCCACGCAGGCCAACAGCATCAGCTTGGACTCCACACC GTCTCCAGAGGCGCTAGATGGCCTGCCTCCAGCTCTGCCCCCCAAGCAGCTGAGCAGGAAGACCTTGAGCCAGATCATCCAGGCCCACTCCCAGCAGAGCCTCCTGGACAACCACCTTAATGAGATGTACGACGTCCCTGTCAACACTGATAAGACCACG CTAAATGGAGTTGTTCCTCATGATAATCTGGTCCTGATTAAGATGATTCCTGACGAACATGGACGTTTTGGCTTCAATGTCAAG ggGGGAGCTGACCAGAAGATGCCCATCATTGTGTCTCGAGTGGCTCCTGGAACATCA gccGACCTGTGTGTGCCTCGCCTTAACGAGGGGGACCAGGTGGTCTTAATTAATGGGCGGGACATCTCTGACCACACCCATGACCAGGTGGTCATGTTCATCAAAGCCAGCTGTGAGAGCCATTCTGGAGAGCTGATCCTATTGGTCAGACCAAATG CCATCTATGacgtggtggaggagaaggtggactCGGAGCCAGATTTTCAGTATATTCCTGAGAAGTCCCTTCAGGACCCCGCCCAGCTAGACCAGCATGCTTTGAGGGACTCCATGGTCATTCTGAAGGAAGGCCTGAGCAGTGGAGCCATCCTCGCTCAGTTTGAT CAACTGTACAGGAAGAGGCCCGGGATGACCATGCTGTGTGCCAAATTACCTCAGAACGTTTCCAAAAATCGCTACAGAGACATATCTCCTT ATGATGCCACGCGGGTCATTCTGAAAAGCACAGATGACTACATCAATGCAAATTACATCAAT atGGAGATTCCAGCCTCAAGTCTTATAAACCGCTATATTGCATGTCAGGGCCCCCTGCCCAACACCTGCCCCGACTTCTGGCAAATGACTTGGGAGCAGGGCTCTTCTATGGTGGTGATGCTGACTACGCAGGTCGAGAGAGGACGG GTGAAGTGTCATCAGTACTGGCCCAATCCAGACCGCAGCGCCACCTACGGAGACTTTACAGTAGCCTGCCACAATGAAGAAGGCAACACTGCCTTCCTGGTCCGGGAGatgactctcacacacacgcag agtgagcagcagagagagcTCACCCAGATTCAGTATCTGGCTTGGCCGGACCACGGCGTCCCGGATGACTCCACTGATTTCCTGGACTTCGTGTCTCTAGTACGGACCAAACGCGCCGGACAGGACCAGCCGATGGTGGTACACTGCAG TGCAGGGATTGGTCGGACAGGGGTTCTGATCACCATGGAGACGGCGTTGTGTCTAATGGAGTGTGGTCAGCCAGTGTATCCTTTAGATATCGTCAGGACCATGAGAGACCAAAGGGCCATGATGATACAAACACCT agCCAGTACCGATTTGTGTGTGAGGCCATCCTGAAGGTCTTCGAGGAGGGCCTGGTCAAACCGTTCATGACCGTCGTCTACCAGCTGAGAgaaaatgtggaggaggagagggaggatcAGCAGAAGGCAGGAGAAGGAGCCGAGATGGCAGCGGTGGACGAGGGGGAGGCGGCTGTGGTGGAGTTGCTGGAAGGAGGTCtggatgaagaggatgatgacGACGAAGAGGTGGAGGTGCTTGATGTGGGGGAAGTGacagaagagggggaggaggaggatgaatatgaggaggaagtggaggagccAAGCGTCGCAAGCGTAACAAGCGTCGCAAGTGCTGCAAGTGCCATCAGCGCCATCAGTGAGACCAGCGTGAACCCTGATCCTGACCCTGATCCTGCTAACCCGTGA